Part of the Trichocoleus sp. genome is shown below.
AGGACTGAACAGCCGATACTACTGGAGCGACGACATCCAAAGGTCTATCATTAAAGTAGTCTTCTAACCAAATGAAATTTTCAATAAAAACCCAATTGATTTCAGCCGAAGATCGAACAGCATAATAAAGCCCGAACTGCTGTGCATACTCTTCACCAGGTGGACAACTCCATGAGCTTTCATCTTTGTCCTCTTTCTTCCAGCGGTTTGGGCTTTTCTCCGCTAGTTTGAATAATTCCTGGTGCGTTTTACATTCCTCCCATCCAGCGGTATTTTTCCGTATTACGAAGAAGTCAGGTGTATGGGGATGATGATTATGCCTTCCTGATTTACTGAGGTAGTCAAGGTAAATTGAAGGAGGTTGATCCCAGTATTCAAGCACATCATCATCAAATTCAAGTTTGTAAATTAGTGCCAACTCATTTTGATGCGACTCAAACTGAATAGTTCTTCCCATTTTGAGGCTAGGGTATTGACCCGAGACACTCTTTTTACCACCATCAACCGAACGTGATGGTTCAGACGTGCGAATTTTCTGTATCTCGTTTATGGCCTCGTTACTTAGGTTAAGACGACAACACCAAGCCTCAAATTCAATATCGCTCATCATGACTATTAGCCCTCTGAGTTGGAACTTGTTTGAGAGGTTGTACTGTGCAGAAGAGATTGAAATTTTTTTGTATAGTCTGCACCTGGAAGAAATTATTTCTAGAGGTTTAGTACCTCCATGACGCGTTTTGCAATCCCAAGATGCCGCTCAAGCTCTGCTGTAATTTCAAGTTCTTGTTTGGATGCTGGTTCTAAGCGTACACCAAGCCAACCGATACATTGAGAACAGCGAGCAACAAGCATTCTAGATGTGAGTGGGCGTTGCGTTCTATTACAATGTGGACAACGGAACTGTAAGGGCTGGTAATGGTAGGGACAAATGGTAATTGCAGCGATTGACCACAGGAGTGGTTCGTAAATGAAATAGTCAGTAGTACACCAATTTTGGAAACATTCAGGGCACCAAGCCCGCAAATCTTTTGTTAGCCCATCACCTACTATTTCTAATAGCATGTTGGATGTTTTAAGCGAAATAACCAGCGCTTCTAAATCCTTTCTCATCGTTAGAGGTTTCAGCCCTTCAAGATATTGCCAGGCTAGTAATCCGTATTCATTAGGATTCTTTCGGTAAGCAGGCTTAACCATAGAAGATACTGAGACGCCACTTCCATCTGTTTGTATTGCGTAAACTTCTCCGAAACCAATGGAGTAGTTTTGCCGCACAAGGGGCAGAATTTCTTTCTTGATTAGAATTCCTGGGGAGACACAGTGTGCCTCGGCAAGGCGGCATATATAGCTAATCAGACCTTCAGTATACGGAGTACCAACTGCGATCGGTTCCAAGTGATATAGCCTACTCCGTTTCGGGATACTTGGCGGACTCAAATCATCAAAAAACATAACCTCAAGTCCAATGTGCTCCTGCAAAGTGGAAAATATAACTGACCAATTCTCCAACGTAAGGAGTGCTTATCCCAAAGGGGTCTAAGCAGTAAAGTCTGCTAAGTTCTGGAGTATTTAGAAGGTTTAGATCCTCAGAGATCATAAGCGTATGGCAATTGGTAATCTATCTGATCCTTCGCATCTCACTTTTACACATTGATAATCGATCGTTTGAGAGCAGAAGAAATACATCAGCCTTCGAAATCCTTGCTGAGAATGTATTAACCCTCAGTCCGAATTGTGCTGTACGTCTATATCAAAACGATACTTCCTACAATCGAGCAGAAGTTTAGCATGATGCCAATATAAGGTGGATTAGAGAAAGAACTCTATCACTATTTTCAATGTAAAGAGAATGCACCTACTGTTAAATCTTCAAGCGTCATTAACCGTTTAGCTCAAAACCTGGTAGCTTATAGCCTCAATAATTCATCAACTGTCTGAACTTGGCAACTCTGGTCAATTTGGAAATTTGGTTTATCGGAGAACGAGAAAAAAGTTCTTTACCTGAATTCAATTTTACATCTTTACCTTAGCAGACATTACCACGAAGTAAGAAACCCATCAATAGGGTTAGAACCTGATAAAACCCTTAAGTGCTGTCAAGAAACTGCTAACCATCACAACTTTAAGGCAGTCTGAAAAACTGGCGCGATTATCTGACTAAAACTGCTAATCCCCTCAATAAAAACTTATAGGAAATATTATTTTAGCTAGTTTTTAAGGAATAAACCCTACTACATTATGGAATAGTTGAAACATTGAAAACCTCTGTAATAAAAGGTTTATAGCGGTTAAGTATCATATTGCCTCAGTAAAAAATTTTGGCTATAGAAGATTTCACGTTTACGTTTTTGCTAGCAGCTGGAATCGTTTTTT
Proteins encoded:
- a CDS encoding TniQ family protein; the protein is MFFDDLSPPSIPKRSRLYHLEPIAVGTPYTEGLISYICRLAEAHCVSPGILIKKEILPLVRQNYSIGFGEVYAIQTDGSGVSVSSMVKPAYRKNPNEYGLLAWQYLEGLKPLTMRKDLEALVISLKTSNMLLEIVGDGLTKDLRAWCPECFQNWCTTDYFIYEPLLWSIAAITICPYHYQPLQFRCPHCNRTQRPLTSRMLVARCSQCIGWLGVRLEPASKQELEITAELERHLGIAKRVMEVLNL